From a single Brassica napus cultivar Da-Ae chromosome C9, Da-Ae, whole genome shotgun sequence genomic region:
- the LOC106416186 gene encoding N6-mAMP deaminase, with amino-acid sequence MEWIHPMPKIELHAHLNGSIRDSTLLELARVLGEKGVIEFADVENVIQKNDRSLDEVFKLFDLIHMITTDHQTVTRITREVVQDFAVENVVYLELRTTPKRNDSIGMSKRSYMEAVIKGLRSISEVDVEFVAATDSEKLHNSCDGVGRKKIYVRLLLSIDRRETTESAMETVKLALEMRNVGVVGIDLSGNPLVGEWSTFLPALQFAKDNDLYITLHSGEVPNPKEIQAMLDFKPHRVGHACFFKDQDWEKLKSFRIPVEICLSSNIITKSISSIDIHHFADLYKAKHPLIICTDDFGVFSTTLSNEYSLAVRSFGLGKRETFALAKSGIDATFAEDEVKQQLGLIFDSASPEYV; translated from the exons atggaatggaTACATCCAATGCCCAAGATCGAGCTTCATGCTCACCTCAACGGCTCCATTAGGGACTCCACTCTCCT AGAGCTTGCTAGGGTTCTTGGTGAGAAAGGGGTTATAGAGTTCGCTGATGTTGAAAATGTCATTCAGAAAA ATGATCGATCTTTGGATGAGGTGTTCAAGTTGTTTGATTTGATCCATATGATCACCACTGATCACCAAACAGTGACAAGAATCACTCGAGaa GTTGTACAAGACTTTGCTGTGGAGAATGTGGTTTACCTCGAGTTACGTACAACTCCAAAG aggaatgattcGATAGGCATGAGTAAACGTTCTTACATGGAAGCGGTTATCAAAGGTCTGAGATCTATCAGTGAAGTCGATGTTGAGTTTGTTGCCGCCACTGATTCTGAGAAACTACACAACTCGTGTGATGGAGTTGGAAGAAAGAAGATTTATGTTAGACTTCTTCTTAGTATTGACCGTAGAGAGACAACAGAGTCTGCAATGGAAACT GTTAAGCTCGCATTGGAGATGAGAAATGTCGGTGTTGTTGGTATCGATCTCTCTGGGAACCCTCTTGTTGGAGAATG GAGCACCTTCTTGCCTGCATTACAGTTTGCTAAAGACAATGATCTTTACATCACTCTTCACTCTGGGGAG GTCCCTAATCCGAAAGAGATCCAAGCAATGCTTGATTTCAAACCGCATCGAGTTGGCCATGCTTGTTTCTTCAAAGAtcaagactgggaaaagttgaAATCTTTCCGGATTCCG GTGGAGATATGTCTATCATCCAACATTATAACCAAATCCATTTCTTCAATCGATATACACCATTTTG CTGATCTCTACAAGGCAAAGCATCCGTTGATTATATGCACTGATGATTTTGGAGTGTTCTCCACTACCCTCTCCAACGAGTACTCCCTCGCTGTTCGTTCCTTTG GTCTtggtaaaagagaaacatttgcGTTGGCTAAATCAGGCATAGACGCAACGTTTGCAGAAGATGAAGTTAAGCAACAACTTGGGTTGATTTTTGATTCAGCCTCGCCAGAGTATGTTTAG
- the LOC106412842 gene encoding uncharacterized protein LOC106412842, producing MEKAFCRTSNSTINDLISVISLRFLLGCTRRLIEETGDMGPLYLGIPRQALVSDACRQGDWVMRPRGRRVYEALYTKIENSQKPESNGGRDVPLWKHDEENYKALFSTRRTWDQIRIQAPEVDWHSIVWFLQGVPRQAFIVWLTMKDRFSTGVRMRNWGITQG from the exons ATGGAAAAGGCTTTCTGTAGGACGAGCAACTCGACAATCAATGATCTAATCTCAGTGATCTCTTTAAGATTCCTTCTGGGAT GCACGAGAAGGCTGATTGAAGAGACTGGTGATATGGGACCTCTGTATCTTGGAATCCCCCGCCAAGCGTTGGTCTCTGATGCTTGTAGGCAAGGTGATTGGGTAATGAGACCCCGAGgcaggagagtgtatgaagcaTTGTATACAAAGATTGAGAACTCTCAGAAGCCAGAGTCAAATGGAGGTAGAGATGTGCCATTATGGAAGCACGATGAGGAGAATTATAAGGCTCTTTTCTCTACTAGAAGGACTTGGGATCAAATAAGGATACAAGCCCCGGAAGTGGATTGGCATTCTATTGTTTGGTTCCTGCAGGGTGTTCCTCGTCAGGCGTTCATTGTGTGGTTGACTATGAAAGACAGATTCTCAACAGGAGTCCGCATGAGGAACTGGGGAATCACCCAAGGATGA
- the LOC106415842 gene encoding cardiolipin synthase (CMP-forming), mitochondrial, translated as MAFYRSLRKLAETNPLKKSRPFFTAAAASGGTVSPIAPSFSPLIPQFTNRLSPLSKWFVPLHGPLFLSPPPWKLLQSATPLHWRGNGAVLREVEALSVRLDRIRRRTRLGLQSVTQHVDDNYLAKEEDGSRGGGIMESFVNVPNMISMARLASGPVLWWMILNEMYTPAFVGLAVSGASDWLDGYMARRMKIDSVVGSYLDPLADKVLIGCVALAMVQKDLLHPGLVGIVVFRDVALVGGAVYLRALNLDWKWKKWSDFFNLDGASPQKVKPLFISKVNTVFQLALVAGALLQPEFGNPDTQTWINYLSWLVASTTMASTAAYGAQYMKNKPISMIKRS; from the exons ATGGCGTTCTACAGATCTCTAAGAAAGCTTGCTGAAACCAATCCCCTTAAAAAGTCCAGACCATTCTTCACCGCCGCCGCAGCTTCCGGCGGAACCGTTTCTCCGATCGCACCGTCGTTTTCGCCGCTGATCCCACAGTTCACGAACCGGTTGTCTCCGCTTTCGAAATGGTTCGTACCTCTCCACGGACCTCTGTTCCTGTCTCCTCCTCCTTGGAAACTGCTCCAGTCCGCGACGCCTCTTCACTGGCGAGGAAACGGCGCCGTTTTGAGGGAGGTGGAGGCTCTGAGTGTTAGATTGGATCGGATTAGGAGAAGAACGAGGTTAGGGTTACAGTCTGTGACACAACACGTGGATGATAATTATTTGGCTAAGGAGGAAGATGGAAGCAGAGGAGGAGGGATAATGGAGAGTTTTGTGAATGTGCCGAATATGATATCTATGGCACGATTAGCATCTGGTCCTGTGCTTTGGTG GATGATATTGAATGAGATGTATACTCCTGCTTTCGTAGGGTTGGCTGTTTCTGGAGCTAGTGATTGG TTAGATGGTTACATGGCTAGGAGAATGAAGATTGATTCTGTGGTTGGCTCTTACCTTGATCCTCTTGCTGACAAG GTTCTTATTGGATGTGTTGCATTAGCAATGGTGCAGAAGGATCTTCTTCATC CTGGGCTGGTTGGAATCGTGGTGTTCCGTGATGTTGCACTGGTCGGCGGAGCGGTATATCTAAGGGCATTAAACTTAGACTGGAAG TGGAAAAAATGGAGTGATTTCTTCAACCTCGATGGTGCAAGCCCCCAGAAAGTAAAACCATTATTCATAAGCAAG GTGAATACAGTTTTCCAATTGGCTCTAGTCGCTGGTGCACTCCTTCAACCTGAATTTGGGAATCCAGATACACAGACATGGATCAATTATCTAAG CTGGTTAGTTGCTTCGACGACTATGGCTTCAACAGCAGCTTATGGAGCGCAGTACATGAAGAACAAACCTATCTCCATGATTAAGAGATCATAG
- the LOC106415843 gene encoding derlin-2.2 codes for MAQGVEEWYKQMPIITRSYLTAAVVTTVGCSLDIISPYSLYLNPTLVVKQHQYWRLVTNFLYFRKMDLDFMFHMFFLARYCKLLEENSFRGKTADFLYMLLFGATVLTGIVLLGGMIPYLSASFAKIIFLSNSLTFMMVYVWSKQNPYIHMSFLGLFTFTAAYLPWVLLGFSVLVGASPWVDLLGMIAGHAYYFLSEVYPRMTNRRPLKTPAFLKALFADEPVVVARPENVRFDAAPFDEIHQD; via the exons ATGGCGCAGGGTGTAGAAGAATGGTACAAACAGATGCCGATCATCACTCGCTCGTATCTCACGGCGGCCGTTGTCACCACCGTCGGATGTTCACTCGAT ATTATATCGCCGTATAGCCTCTACTTGAATCCCACCCTTGTGGTGAAGCAACACCAGTACTGGCGTCTCGTTACCAACTTCTTGTATTTCCGCAAGATGG atTTGGACTTCATGTTTCATATGTTCTTCCTCGCACGGTACTGCAAACTCCTTGAAGAAAACTCATTCAGGGGAAAGACTGCTGATTTTCTTTACATGCTCCTTTTTGGAGCAACCGTTCTAACTGGTATTGTTCTCCTCGGCGGAATGATACCCTACTTATCCGCATCGTTTGCTAAAATCATCTTCCTCAGCAACTCATTAACTTTCATGATG GTGTATGTGTGGAGCAAACAAAATCCTTATATTCACATGAGTTTCCTGGGTCTGTTCACCTTCACAGCTGCTTACCTACCATGG GTACTTCTTGGGTTCTCTGTCCTTGTTGGTGCCAGTCCTTGGGTGGATCTTCTG GGTATGATAGCTGGTCATGCTTACTACTTTCTGTCTGAGGTGTATCCGAGAATGACTAATCGTCGTCCTTTAAAGACTCCAGCGTTCCTCAAAGCCCTATTTGCAGATGAACCAGTCGTGGTGGCACGGCCAGAAAACGTCAGGTTTGATGCTGCACCTTTCGATGAAATCCACCAAGACTGA